Proteins from one Archocentrus centrarchus isolate MPI-CPG fArcCen1 chromosome 8, fArcCen1, whole genome shotgun sequence genomic window:
- the LOC115784257 gene encoding transmembrane protease serine 9-like, translating into MAFYKVICVAAVLMLLTQESESQLNVCGQPSLNTRIVGGQDAPPGSWPWQVSLQRSGGHFCGGSLINNQWVLCAAHCFRSITESSVTVYLGLQSLQGSNPNAVSRTVSQVIKHPNYNSGTDDNDIALLMLSSSVTFTNYIAPVCLAASGSTFYSGINTWVTGWGDTGRGVSPPSPQNLMEVEVPIVGNRKCNCNYGVGKITDNMVCAGLSAGGKDSCQGDSGGPLVSKQNGRWIQAGIVSFGEGCAEPNFPGVYTRVSRYQTWINSQITSNQPGFITFTSTGTDSDLSVSCTGLPPVPTTTTTSSTTRPTTTTRLTTPSALVVCGQAPRNSRISGGTSVATAGSWPWMASLQKNGSHMCAGTLVAVDSVLTNSNCFSSSSVASEWTVVLGRLKQNGSNPFEVTLNVTNITLSHTNGTNIAILHLSARPTLTDYIQPICLDNGRTFSEGSVCWAAGWTAGRGGAEQALQEFQTSVVNCGNASSSESICTGSFTLEQGDSGGPLMCKQDGSWFQAAVLTAQSTSTRKRRAIRVMSFTRVSSFNTFLTKTLGMLLSPPSTSNTTNTTTTITPTTISQTSGGPPAHSLTFSFFHLLNLALCLQLFL; encoded by the exons agTCTGAGTCACAGCTAAATG TTTGCGGTCAGCCAAGTCTGAACACCAGGATTGTAGGAGGACAGGACGCCCCTCCTGGCAGCTGGCCCTGGCAGGTCAGTCTGCAAAGATCTGGGGGGCACTTCTGTGGAGGATCCCTCATTAACAATCAGTGGGTGCTGTGTGCTGCTCACTGCTTTCGAAG TATCACCGAAAGCAGTGTGACTGTGTATCTGGGCCTTCAGAGTCTACAGGGATCCAACCCCAATGCGGTGTCTCGGACAGTATCACAGGTCATCAAACACCCCAACTATAACTCTGGTACAGATGACAACGACATCGCTCTCCTGATGCTCTCCTCATCAGTGACTTTCACCAACTACATTGCTCCCGTCTGCCTGGCAGCCTCAGGCAGCACCTTCTACAGCGGCATTAACACCTGGGTCACCGGCTGGGGCGATACTGGAAGAGGAG TGTCCCCTCCTTCCCCACAAAACCTGATGGAGGTGGAGGTTCCCATTGTGGGAAACAGGAAGTGTAACTGTAACTATGGAGTGGGAAAAATCACTGACAACATGGTCTGTGCCGGGTTATCTGCAGGAGGAAAGGACTCCTGTCAG GGGGATTCAGGGGGTCCACTGGTGAGCAAGCAGAACGGTCGCTGGATTCAGGCGGGAATCGTCAGTTTTGGGGAAGGTTGTGCTGAGCCGAATTTCCCAGGAGTCTACACCAGAGTATCCCGGTACCAGACCTGGATCAACAGCCAGATCACCTCCAACCAGCCGGGGTTCATCACATTCACATCCACTGGGACTGACAGTGACCTGAGTGTCTCCTGCACAGGACTGCCACCAGTGCCAACCACCACTACAACCTCCAGCACCACCCgtccaaccaccaccacccgtCTAACAACCCCTTCTGCAC TGGTGGTCTGTGGACAAGCTCCGAGGAATTCTCGCATTTCTGGTGGAACATCAGTGGCAACAGCCGGCTCGTGGCCGTGGATGGCGAGTTTACAGAAGAATGGAAGTCACATGTGTGCTGGGACGCTGGTGGCTGTGGACTCAGTGCTGACCAACTCCAACTGTTTCTCAAG CTCCTCTGTAGCGTCTGAGTGGACTGTCGTGTTGGGTCGTCTGAAGCAAAATGGATCCAACCCCTTTGAGGTGACACTGAACGTGACAAATATCACTCTGAGCCACACAAATGGCACCAACATAGCCATTCTCCATCTATCAGCCAGGCCCACTCTGACCGACTACATCCAGCCTATCTGCTTGGACAACGGACGAACCTTCTCCGAGGGCTCGGTGTGCTGGGCAGCCGGCTGGACTGCTGGAAGAGGAGGGG ctGAGCAAGCTCTGCAGGAGTTTCAGACCTCAGTGGTAAATTGTGGGAATGCATCATCGAGTGAGAGCATCTGTACAGGATCTTTTACTCTGGAGCAG GGCGATTCTGGTGGACCACTGATGTGTAAGCAGGACGGCTCTTGGTTCCAGGCGGCCGTGTTAACAGCTCAAAGCACCTCCACCAGGAAAAGACGAGCAATTCGAGTCATGAGCTTCACCAGAGTGAGCAGCTTTAACACCTTCCTGACTAAGACTTTGGGGATGCTCTTGTCTCCACCCTCTACCAGTAataccaccaacaccaccacgaCCATCACACCTACAACCATATCACAAACCAGTGGGGGCCCTCCTGCTCACTCCCTCACCTTTTCCTTCTTCCATCTCCTCAACCTCGCCTTATGTCTCCAACTCTTCCTGTAG